One window of the Dreissena polymorpha isolate Duluth1 chromosome 5, UMN_Dpol_1.0, whole genome shotgun sequence genome contains the following:
- the LOC127831317 gene encoding uncharacterized protein LOC127831317 → MALERFWNLERIGIHAAEKDETAIEYLQNYQDNFISFSDGKHCAKLPWKQDHQSLPSSYGVTKRRTEANIKRLSEDPFILQKYAQIIEELERRGFIEKVAKEFQPSQQVHYIPHHGAKKDSLTTPIRLVYDCSCRQARESPSLNDCLESTPTILNDLTAMLLRFRTHQYAVVTDIEKAFLNVSLHENDRDSTRLFWLSNPNDPENPLITFRFKAVLFGATCSPFILNAVLLKHLQMNSYVNAADTLKRDLYVDDVLSSFAHEMEALTYFREARDLMTTAGFNLRSWMSNTPRLRELAEAEGCLDHDTITKVLGMRWQAVTYDLSYAPLDIPAIENATKRSILQYSSRIYDPLGLLSPVTVRAKILMQEI, encoded by the coding sequence ATGGCGCTTGAACGGTTCTGGAATTTAGAGAGAATTGGAATACACGCAGCCGAGAAAGATGAAACAGCCATTGAATACCTTCAAAATTACCAAGACAACTTCATATCGTTTTCCGATGGCAAGCACTGTGCAAAATTACCATGGAAACAGGATCACCAATCGTTACCAAGCAGCTACGGTGTCACGAAGAGAAGGACTGAAGCCAATATCAAGCGTCTTAGTGAAGACCCCTTCATCTTACAGAAGTACGCACAGATTATAGAAGAGCTGGAGAGACGAGGCTTTATTGAGAAGGTCGCAAAAGAATTCCAACCGTCCCAGCAAGTCCATTATATACCCCACCATGGCGCCAAGAAAGATTCCCTCACTACACCCATTCGATTGGTGTACGACTGCAGCTGTCGACAAGCACGTGAATCCCCGAGCCTAAACGACTGCCTTGAATCTACTCCAACTATCCTCAATGACTTGACAGCTATGCTCCTGAGATTTCGAACACACCAGTACGCCGTAGTCACAGATATAGAGAAAGCGTTTTTGAACGTGAGCTTACACGAAAACGACCGAGATTCGACGAGATTGTTCTGGCTAAGTAACCCCAACGACCCTGAAAACCCATTAATCACCTTCAGGTTTAAAGCTGTATTGTTTGGCGCAACTTGTTCGCCATTTATACTGAATGCCGTCCTTCTGAAACATCTACAGATGAATTCCTATGTCAACGCCGCAGATACATTAAAAAGAGACCTGTATGTAGACGATGTTTTGTCGAGCTTTGCGCACGAGATGGAAGCATTAACCTACTTCCGGGAAGCACGCGATTTGATGACTACAGCCGGATTCAACCTGCGGTCATGGATGTCAAATACTCCCCGTCTTAGAGAACTCGCGGAAGCAGAAGGTTGCCTTGACCACGACACAATCACCAAAGTCCTTGGTATGCGTTGGCAAGCAGTTACATATGATTTGTCATATGCACCACTTGATATACCTGCCATAGAGAACGCTACTAAGAGATCCATCCTTCAATACTCCTCCCGCATATATGACCCTCTAGGACTGCTGAGCCCAGTGACCGTGCGAGCCAAGATTTTGATGCAAGAGATATAG